A single window of Halobacillus naozhouensis DNA harbors:
- the mtrB gene encoding trp RNA-binding attenuation protein MtrB has product MTASENDFFVIKAEEDGVNVIGLTRGTDTRFHHSEKLDRGEVMIAQFTEHTSAVKVRGKAVIQTRHGEMSTKVE; this is encoded by the coding sequence ATGACAGCATCCGAAAATGACTTTTTTGTAATAAAAGCTGAAGAGGACGGTGTGAATGTAATAGGGTTAACCAGAGGCACGGACACGCGCTTCCATCATTCAGAGAAACTAGATCGTGGAGAAGTAATGATTGCCCAGTTTACTGAGCATACCTCGGCCGTCAAAGTTCGGGGCAAGGCCGTCATTCAAACACGTCATGGAGAGATGTCGACGAAAGTAGAGTGA
- a CDS encoding HU family DNA-binding protein, with protein MNKTDLINAVSEKAELSKKDATQAVDSVFESIMGSLQDGEKVQLIGFGNFEVRERAARKGRNPQTGEEIEISASKVPAFKPGKALKDAVK; from the coding sequence ATGAATAAAACTGATCTAATTAATGCTGTATCAGAAAAAGCAGAGCTTTCTAAGAAAGATGCAACTCAAGCAGTTGACTCTGTATTTGAATCTATCATGGGATCACTACAAGATGGTGAGAAAGTACAGCTAATCGGATTCGGTAACTTCGAAGTACGTGAGCGTGCGGCTCGTAAAGGCCGTAACCCACAAACTGGTGAAGAAATCGAAATCTCTGCAAGCAAAGTTCCTGCTTTCAAACCAGGCAAGGCTCTAAAAGACGCTGTTAAATAA
- the spoIVA gene encoding stage IV sporulation protein A, protein MEKVDIFSDISKRTNGDIYLGVVGAVRTGKSTFIKKFMELVVIPNMEEESERERAMDELPQSAAGKTIMTTEPKFVPNQAATINIDEHLDIRVRMVDCVGYAVDGAVGYEDEHGPRMVHTPWYEEAIPFHEAAEIGTHKVIQEHSTIGVVVTTDGTIGEIAREDYVASEEKIVEELREVGKPFIMVVNSAQPHHESTERLRQELVEKYDIPVLALSVESMREQDVQNVLREALFEFPVLEVNVNLPSWVMVLDSRHWLRNNLQNAIEETVQDIKRLRDVDQVIGNFDQYEHITGAHISGMDLGEGVAEIDLQAPEHLYDHVLKEIVGEEVRGKDHLLEIMQDFAHAKREYDQVADALQMVKQTGYGIAAPTLEDMALDEPEIIRQGSRFGVRLKAVAPSIHMVKVDVQSEFSPIIGTEKQSEELVRYLMQDFEEDPLSIWNSDIFGRSLSSIVREGIQAKLSLMPENARYKLKDTLERIINEGSGGMIAIIL, encoded by the coding sequence TTGGAGAAGGTAGATATCTTTAGCGATATTTCCAAACGGACGAATGGAGATATTTATTTAGGGGTAGTCGGTGCTGTACGTACAGGGAAATCTACGTTTATAAAGAAATTTATGGAGCTTGTTGTCATTCCAAATATGGAAGAAGAATCGGAAAGAGAGCGTGCTATGGATGAACTTCCGCAGAGCGCTGCAGGTAAGACGATTATGACGACAGAGCCTAAATTTGTACCCAATCAGGCTGCTACAATTAATATTGATGAACACTTAGACATCCGGGTAAGGATGGTAGACTGTGTAGGTTATGCAGTAGACGGAGCAGTTGGCTATGAAGATGAACATGGGCCTAGAATGGTTCATACTCCATGGTATGAAGAGGCAATACCTTTCCATGAAGCAGCAGAAATTGGTACACATAAAGTGATTCAGGAACACTCCACGATTGGCGTAGTCGTAACTACGGATGGAACAATCGGAGAAATTGCCCGTGAAGACTACGTTGCATCAGAAGAAAAGATCGTTGAGGAGCTTCGTGAAGTTGGTAAACCATTTATTATGGTCGTGAACTCCGCACAGCCTCATCATGAAAGTACAGAAAGGCTCAGACAGGAATTGGTTGAGAAATATGACATTCCAGTACTTGCTCTATCTGTCGAAAGCATGCGCGAGCAAGATGTGCAGAACGTACTTCGTGAAGCCTTGTTTGAATTTCCGGTATTAGAAGTGAACGTCAATTTACCTAGCTGGGTAATGGTGCTTGACTCCAGACACTGGCTTCGGAATAATTTGCAAAATGCGATCGAAGAGACCGTTCAGGACATTAAACGACTGCGTGATGTTGATCAGGTAATCGGAAACTTTGATCAATATGAGCATATTACAGGCGCCCATATTTCAGGAATGGACCTGGGTGAAGGCGTAGCAGAAATTGATTTGCAGGCACCTGAACACTTGTATGATCACGTGTTGAAGGAGATCGTTGGAGAAGAAGTTAGAGGGAAAGATCATCTCCTTGAAATCATGCAGGACTTTGCTCACGCAAAACGGGAGTACGACCAAGTGGCAGATGCACTGCAAATGGTTAAACAGACAGGATATGGAATCGCAGCACCAACTTTGGAGGATATGGCCCTGGATGAACCGGAAATCATTAGACAAGGCTCAAGGTTTGGTGTGAGACTAAAAGCAGTAGCTCCATCCATCCACATGGTTAAAGTGGATGTACAATCGGAATTCTCACCGATTATTGGCACTGAGAAACAAAGTGAAGAGCTTGTCCGTTATTTAATGCAGGACTTTGAAGAGGACCCACTTTCTATTTGGAACTCGGATATTTTCGGCAGGTCTCTAAGCTCAATCGTAAGAGAAGGAATTCAAGCAAAACTTTCACTTATGCCAGAAAACGCCAGGTACAAATTGAAAGATACACTAGAAAGAATCATCAATGAAGGATCTGGCGGAATGATTGCGATTATCTTATAA
- a CDS encoding DUF2768 domain-containing protein, which translates to MSLSMLKMYISFAGILSLFLAIGLIYISRYKSKGLLSIIIGVFAYLFMIFGGIVIMYIVFSGPTS; encoded by the coding sequence ATGTCTTTATCAATGTTAAAGATGTACATATCGTTTGCGGGGATACTTTCATTATTTCTTGCGATCGGGCTGATTTACATAAGTCGATACAAGTCTAAAGGGCTTCTGTCTATAATTATTGGTGTTTTTGCTTACTTATTTATGATTTTTGGTGGAATAGTGATTATGTATATTGTATTTAGTGGTCCAACGTCATAA
- a CDS encoding stage VI sporulation protein F — protein sequence MSGFQKNIFDHLQKKANINPDDVYKVADSVKHADFTDEKTVRQLVKQLSTIAGKPVSKQKEDKIVEAIVKQNMPLDMNTLSKFLKG from the coding sequence ATGAGCGGTTTTCAGAAGAATATCTTTGATCATTTGCAAAAGAAAGCAAACATCAACCCAGATGATGTTTATAAAGTGGCGGACTCTGTAAAGCATGCTGACTTTACTGATGAAAAAACAGTCCGCCAATTAGTCAAGCAATTATCAACTATTGCTGGTAAACCTGTATCAAAACAAAAAGAAGACAAAATTGTAGAGGCGATTGTTAAGCAAAATATGCCTCTGGATATGAATACGCTTAGTAAATTTTTAAAAGGATAG
- a CDS encoding NAD(P)H-dependent glycerol-3-phosphate dehydrogenase, translating into MEKVAVLGAGSWGTALAIVLADNGHKVHLWTHREDHAEEINRTHRNERYLKGIPIPDNVIADSELAAVTADTKHVILVVPTKAMREVCQQLIPHLSQQVTITHASKGIEPETYKRVSEVISEEIPAELYRDIVVLSGPSHAEEVSLKHPTTVTVSAKDLNVASTVQDLFINEQFRVYTSPDLVGVELGGALKNIIALGAGISDGLGFGDNAKAALITRGLAEIARLGTSMGANPLTFSGLTGIGDLIVTCTSSHSRNWRAGYKLGQGADLDQVLEDMGMVVEGVRTTKAAYQLSKTQNVDMPITAGIYRVLFEEADPKDVVTQLMTRIRRREMEDLTNILDDQMNN; encoded by the coding sequence ATGGAGAAGGTTGCTGTATTAGGCGCAGGAAGCTGGGGAACGGCGCTTGCTATCGTGTTAGCAGATAATGGTCACAAGGTCCATCTTTGGACACACCGTGAGGACCATGCTGAAGAAATTAACAGAACTCATAGAAATGAAAGATATTTAAAGGGTATCCCAATTCCAGACAATGTTATAGCAGATTCGGAGTTAGCTGCAGTGACGGCTGATACGAAGCACGTTATTCTAGTCGTGCCAACGAAAGCAATGCGTGAGGTATGTCAACAGCTTATTCCGCATTTATCACAACAAGTGACGATCACTCACGCATCAAAAGGGATAGAGCCTGAGACGTATAAACGAGTGTCGGAAGTTATTTCAGAGGAAATTCCGGCCGAATTATATCGTGATATAGTCGTCCTTTCCGGTCCAAGTCATGCAGAAGAGGTGAGTCTGAAACATCCGACCACTGTAACGGTATCGGCTAAGGATTTAAATGTTGCCTCCACTGTTCAGGATTTATTTATTAATGAACAGTTCAGAGTTTACACGTCACCGGATTTGGTGGGCGTAGAGCTAGGGGGAGCGTTAAAGAATATCATTGCGCTTGGTGCTGGTATTTCTGATGGTTTGGGCTTTGGCGACAATGCTAAGGCAGCATTAATTACGAGAGGTCTGGCTGAAATTGCAAGACTGGGAACATCTATGGGGGCAAATCCTCTAACTTTCTCAGGTTTGACAGGAATTGGGGACTTGATCGTAACTTGTACAAGTTCGCACAGCCGAAATTGGCGAGCTGGTTATAAATTGGGTCAGGGAGCCGATCTGGATCAAGTGCTTGAGGATATGGGCATGGTTGTAGAAGGCGTACGCACAACGAAAGCTGCTTACCAGCTTTCTAAGACACAGAATGTAGATATGCCGATAACGGCTGGAATTTACCGTGTCTTATTTGAAGAAGCGGATCCGAAAGATGTCGTGACTCAGCTCATGACACGAATCCGCCGCCGTGAAATGGAGGACTTAACGAATATTTTAGATGATCAAATGAATAACTAA